The Bacteroidota bacterium sequence TGTGTATGTCCTTTCCTTCCCTAATACCCTGCCGCCTGTTCCGTATTTTTCTCCTTTTATTTCATATGTAGATAATTGTTTTTTTAAGGTCACATGGAATACGCCATGTTATATTCATTAGTGTTTGTGAACGGTTCGTGCATGGCTATTTCACTTAATTCGTTCTTTTCGTTTTCTTTTTTAACTACAATTAAGGAACGATTAGCTCCAGAAAAAAAGAGCTTTTGTTTGATAGGATCATAGGAGCACAATGCAATTTCCATCCCGTCCTGCAATTGTGAAGTGTTTTCATCTGTATATAATTTGCTTTTTAAAGGTCAGATGGAATCTTCATGCTATATTCATACCCTTTTGTGAACAATAGTGCATAAAGATTTCATATTGCTTTAAAGCCAGCCTCAGCCCTTTGTGAACATCTTCAATTATCAATGAAGGGGCAGAAATGTTTTTATCATTAACTGCACGGTAAAGCAGACTCTGACCTAACATACTTACAAAAGCACCGAGTACTCCATGTCCTGTGCAGTCTACCGCTGCTAAAAAGTATTTATTGTTTTTATCAACCGAACCAATAAAAGTCACCACTCACAATATCCTTGGGTCTATAAAGAATAAACGAATTAGGAAAAGCTTTTGAAATTCTATCACGCTCAGGAAGCACAGCCTCCTGTATTAGTTTTGCGTAATTTATACTCTCAATTAAATCGTTGTTTTTTTTATTGGTTTTGTCTGCAAGGCGGGCTACTTTCTCATTTATTATTTTTTTTAACCTGGATGATGAACTACCCTTTTTTTTTCTGGTCTCTTTTATCATTTTTTAGCTCTGTAATTAGTTCATTTTTTCATCTACAAAGTATTCCCAAAGTGAGTCTTTAATGTATTGTTTGTTTTAAGTATTTGTTAATTTATTACACTTGGCGAATTCAAGTTTCTTTATTACTTATTTTTAAAGTAGCTTTAAAAAACGTTAATCAATGCCCTACATATGAAAAAAACCATTGCATTAATTGCCCACAACAGCCGAAAAAACGATCTTTTAAATTGGGCAAAAGTTAATTTAGCCCTACTTCGGGAACAAAATTTAATTGGGACAAGTAATACTTCAAAACTAATTAATGATATGCTGGATCTTGATGTTAAACCATTCGGCCATGGGCCAAGTGGCGGAGATATTTTGCTGGCGGCCAAAATTTTACAGGGAGAAGTAGATAAAGTGATTTTCTTTATAGATGCTGAAACCCCTCATGGGCATGAGCATGACATTCAGACCCTTATTCGTACTGCTGTAATCAATAATATACCAATTGCCTTAAACAGGGCTTCTGCTGATTTAATAGTTCAATTTTTGGAGTAGCTAACAGCCTTATTCTTGTCTGCTTTGTCTTTGTCACAATAGCTAACACACATGGCCAAAATTGTGTTCAGGTGTCTTAGTGGCAATTCAATCCATTTAGATGCGATTGCCCAGATTAATCATTCTTGTCATTTAAATGGGACATGTAATAATTCGAAATTACTTTACAATAGTAATTTTTGCGTGAGAATTTTAGTTTTTATTCTTCCAAACAAAAAAGCCCGGAAAAATGGAGGCCACTGAAAAAGCTAATTCCAAAGGGATGATACAATTATAGATTAATATTTTTAATTCCAGTTCAACCCCGGAGTGGTGAAATTATTGATTGTTTGTTTTTATAACACCCCTTCGGGGTTTTGGTTTTAATTGTTGTTATTTTCTGTAATCCTGTCACCCCTTGGGGGTTAACGCAAATGGTTTCACTGGCTCATGCATTGTTCCGCCATGGTTAATGTGAGCATAAATAAGGGGAGTTTAAAAGTCATTTAGAGCGTTCACCTTCTTAAGCCAACGGCAGTGTAAAAATCACTGTAGTTCCTTTGTGTTCTTCACTTTCAATATAAATTTCACCACCATTTTGGCTGACAAAATACTTCACCAGTTTTAAACCCATGCCTGTGCCTTCTTCATTTTCAGTCCCTGTTTCAGAAATACTTTCTTTCTCAAACAGCTTGTCTTTTACTTCTATGGACATTCCCACGCCATTATCTGTAATGTGAACCTCCGCCATGGAGCCTTTTAAATGGGCAGTAATAAGAATTCGGCCACCTTTTTGCGTAAATTTTATGGAATTGTTCACCAGGTTTTGCACAATGGATTTTAGCATATTGGTGTCTGCAACAATAAAAATTTCATTTTGGATTAAATTTTCTATTTTGATGTCTTTATTCTTGGCATTCTCTAAGGACACAGCCAGTGCATCATTTACAGCCAAAAACAGCCTGGCTTTAGCAGGGTCATAACTTGCTTTTTCTTGCTTTGACTTTACCCAGGCAATCAGTTCATTAAGCTGCTGAAGTAGTTTTGTGGAGGAACGGTGTATAATATCCGAAAATTCTTTAATGTGTTCTTTCTCAAGAGTTTTTACATTGTTTTTTAATATTTCTGATGAACTGACAATTCCTGCCAGCGGATTTTTCAAATCATGGGAAA is a genomic window containing:
- a CDS encoding HAMP domain-containing histidine kinase; this translates as EFGKPYSKIKEEILENGEWKGEFTAKTKSGKLVNSLTQITLLKDEEGKPISILEVSQDITKRKEIEDEVKKYNQDLKEINEATEKIISVISHDLKNPLAGIVSSSEILKNNVKTLEKEHIKEFSDIIHRSSTKLLQQLNELIAWVKSKQEKASYDPAKARLFLAVNDALAVSLENAKNKDIKIENLIQNEIFIVADTNMLKSIVQNLVNNSIKFTQKGGRILITAHLKGSMAEVHITDNGVGMSIEVKDKLFEKESISETGTENEEGTGMGLKLVKYFVSQNGGEIYIESEEHKGTTVIFTLPLA
- a CDS encoding methylglyoxal synthase, translated to MKKTIALIAHNSRKNDLLNWAKVNLALLREQNLIGTSNTSKLINDMLDLDVKPFGHGPSGGDILLAAKILQGEVDKVIFFIDAETPHGHEHDIQTLIRTAVINNIPIALNRASADLIVQFLE